From a region of the Candidatus Fusobacterium pullicola genome:
- the xseB gene encoding exodeoxyribonuclease VII small subunit, which translates to MKFEENLAEIDEIIERLESGELSLAESIKEYETAMKLLKKSSDLLNKAEGKVLKVVEKDDEILLEEV; encoded by the coding sequence ATGAAATTTGAAGAAAATCTTGCAGAGATAGATGAGATAATAGAGAGATTAGAGAGTGGGGAGCTATCCCTTGCTGAATCTATAAAAGAGTATGAGACAGCTATGAAGTTACTCAAAAAATCTTCTGATCTATTGAATAAGGCAGAGGGAAAGGTTTTAAAAGTAGTAGAGAAAGATGATGAAATACTACTTGAGGAGGTATAA